Sequence from the Sanguibacter keddieii DSM 10542 genome:
CGTTCCCGCCGATCATGGTCAACATCGTCCGTGCTGGCGAGACCGGCGGGTTCCTCGAGAAGTCGCTGCTCTCCGCCGCTGACAACTTCGAGGCCGAGGTGAAGCTGCGCGCCAAGGTGAAGTCGGCCATGACGTACCCGGTGGTCGTGCTGTTCATCGCGATCGCCGCGGTGATCGGCATGCTCCTGTTCATCGTGCCGATCTTCAAGGACATGTTCGAGGGCCTCGGTGGAGAGCTCCCGGCGCCGACGCAGTTCCTCGTGCTGCTGTCGTCGTGGATGAAGTGGCTGCTGCCGCTCGTGCTGGTGGTCTCCGCGGTGGTCGGGATCTGGTGGCAGCGGCACAAGAACGACGAGGAGGTCCGGTCGAAGTCCGACCCCTTCAAGCTCAAGCTGCCCGTGTTCGGCAAGCTCTTCCAGAAGATCGCCATCGCCCGCTTCACCCGCAACTTCTCGACGATGCTCGGGGCGGGGGTGCCGATCCTCCAGGCGCTGGACATCGTCGGCAGCACCTCGGGGAACTGGGCGATCGAGAACGCGCTGCGGGACGTCGAGAAGTCGGTGCGCACCGGTGAGTCCTTGTCCGGTCCGCTCGCGCACCACGACGTGTTCCCGCCCATGGTCACGCAGATGATCGCGGTCGGCGAGGACGCCGGGTCGATGGAGCTCATGCTCGCGAAGATCTCGGAGTTCTACGACCAAGAGGTCGAGTCCACCACCGAACAGCTGACGTCGCTCCTCGAGCCGCTCATGATCGTGTTCCTCGGGGCCATCATCGGCGGCATGATCATCGCCCTCTACATGCCGATCTTCAAGATCTTCGATCTCATGGGGTGAAGCCGAGAAAAACTTCGTCGAGCTGCTCAAGGTGCAGGTCAGGGCCGCCGATGAAGATCTCGTGACGGACACGCGGGCAAACCGCGAACGTCGCTCCCTAGCTCTGAACAACGACTACTCCCACGGAGAATCAACATGATTGCTCGCGTTTCGAAGGCCATGAACAAGAAGGACGGCGACAAGGGCTTCACCCTCGTCGAGCTCCTCGTCGTCGTGATCATCATCGGCATCCTCGCCGCGATCTCGGTCCCGCTCTACCTCAACCAGCAGAACAAGGCGAAGGACTCGGCCGCCAAGGCTGACCTCGCGACGCTGCGCACGAACATCGCCGTCGTCATGTCGGAGAACACCAAGGTCACCGGCATCGCGCTGACCGGCACGGACTCGGTCGCCATCACGCCGACTCCGACCGGTGAGGTGACCACCATCGCGCTCAGCGAGGGTGTCACCTTCAACGAGACCGCCAGCTCGGTCGATCTCGCAGACGGCACCTTCACCATCCAGGTGACCTCGGCCACGGACAAGGTGTTCGAGACCACCGAAGCCGGCACGATCACCGAGAAGTAGTAGCTTCTTCCCTGAGATTCCCGCTGCCGCTGACCGAGCGGCAGCGGGAATCCGTGGTTCCCCTTTCTTTCAGCACGCACAGAGGCGGAGTTCAGTGAGCGATCACCATCGCGACGACGCGGGATTCGGGATGGTCGAGATCATCGTCTCGATGATGATGCTGGCCATCCTCGCTGTCGTCCTCGCACCCGTGATCATCGGAGGAGTCCGCGCCACCGCGAAGATGTCGACTATTGCCACGGCGACGCAGCTCGTCAACGACGGACTGGAGACCCAGCGTGCGTCTCTCGGGACGGGAGGCTGCCCGTCCACAGCTCCTCCAGCGACGACCACCACGGACGCCCGTGGGGTCCAGCTGACCCGCGAGATCTCCTTCCCCAACCTGTCCGCGTGCGCCACGACGGGCCTGCTCGACGTGACGGTCCGTGTCTCGACGGCCGCCCTGACACCGCTGTTCCCTGCGGGCAGGGTGCTCTCGAGCGCCGACACAAAGGTGTACGTCTCGTGAGGTCCATTCACGCACGACTCCGTCGCACCACTGGTGACGCTCCGAGCGACCGTGGTTTCACGCTCGTCGAGCTCCTCGTGGTCATCCTCCTCTTCGGGCTGGTCCTGGCGCTGGCCGGCACGCTCTTGCTCAACGGGCTCAAGGGGCAGCAGAAGGTGGTCGGGTCCAGCCAGGCGTCGAACGATGCCCAGGTCACGATGTCCTCTATGGAACGGGCGATCCGCAACGCCTCTCAGGGAGGCGTGCTCGAGGCGGACACGCTCCTGGTCACGCACACCGGTGGTGGCGACGGCTCTCAGCCGTGGCGCTGCCAGGCCTGGATCTACGTGCCGCCCGCCGCAGGAGCGACACACGGTGCGATCTACACGCGGAGCAGCGCGCAGAAGGCGTCCTTGAAGGTCAGTGCGTCGGCGTTCTCGTCCGGGCCGCCGTCTGGCTGGACCCTCGCGGTCGCCGACGTGAAGCCGCCGACCGGGGACATCTTCACGACTCCTGCGGTCGGCTCGTACGGCATCCAGTTCGAGACCCAGGCCACCGCCGAGAGGACGCCGGGCGCCGGCGTCGTCATGAAGACCACCGTCGCGCCGCGAGTCCAGGCGTTGGCATCAACCAGTGGAGGATGTTTCTAGTGTCGCGAGAGTCCCTGAGCGCGCGGATCCGGCGCGGACCCGACGACGGAGGCGCACTAGTCGCTGTCATCGGCATCATGGTGGTGCTGACGATCCTGGTGAGCACGATCGTCACGACGTCCCTCTTCAACGTCCGGATGACGACGGAGACCCGCGCGAGCGTCCAGGCCCGAGCGGCCGCCGAGGCGGGGGTCGACTACGTCCGTGCTCAGATCGCGTCGGGGAAGTGCACCTCAGGCACCGTCAGCTCTCCGAGCGGCTCCCCGAAGTTCACCGTGACGATCCACCCGTCGTCCTCCGGGACCGCGACGAGCTCACTGCCGGTGGGGTGCCCGACCTCGACCTCGAAGTCTGTCGTCCTGCTCGCCCGGGGAGATGCTGCGGCGTCGGGCGTCGGGTCCACCGGCGGGAACGTCCGGACCGTGGAGGCACTCATCGAGTCGGCTACCTCCTCGTCGCCGACGTTCAACGCCGCGATCTACGCCGGCAGCGGCGCCAACGTCAACACAGATCTCTCCGTCCGGGGCGTTGGTGCTGACGTGATCACTGGCGGGAACTGGACGTGCTCGAGCTCGCAGCAGGTCGAGGGCAACCTGTACGCCGTAGGAGACGTCACCTTCAGCACGGGGCCCTGTGCGGTCAACGGTTCGGTCTACAGCGGCGGGAACTTCTCCTGCCCGGCGAAGGCGCAGAAGGGGTCTCACAACATCGGGAAGAACCTCTACGTCCAGGGAACGGGAGACTTCCGGACCGACTGCGCGGTGTCGGGAGACATCTGGACAGGCGGGAGCGTGCTCGCCAGCAACGGAATCCGTGCCGGTGGCAGCCTGGCCGTCCGCGGAGACCTCCCGGTCAACGACTCCACCCTGACGGTGAACGGATCGATCAACGTGTCGGGCAAGATCGCCGGCGGCAAGGAAGCCAACGGGTGGTGGTACGGCGAGTTCATGAAGCGGTACCCGGGTGCACGCGAGGGACAGAATGTGGGCGCTCCGCCGAGCGGGGAGAGCGCGACGAGCATGAACTTCCCCAAGATCCGCCAGGACGATCCGCTGTGGACCGGTTTCGCGCGCAAGTCGTGGGTGGGATCGATCAACCCGCTGAGGAACCAGTACGTGTCTATGTCTCCGTGCTCCATGGAGTGGGGAGGTTCGCAGTTCGCCGCACCGCTGGAGGTCAAGGAGAACACCGTGTTCGACACGACCGGCAGCACAGAGTGCGGAGGGACCCTCACCCTCGGTGCCGGGATCACGTTCCGGTTGAGCGCTGATGCGGTGATCTTCTCCGACGTGATCAAGATCAACGGAGACATCAAGATCGAGTCCGCAGACGGCAAGGAGCACTCGCTCTACATCATGACTCCGTACCCGGCGGCACAGACCAGCTGCGCGGCCTCGCTGAAGAAGAGCAGCATCAGCTTCAGCTCTGGTGCGTGGAACCAGGACAGTAAGACGTCGGTGCTGCTCTACTCGGCCAACGAGATCTCCATCGGGACGCAGAACCCCCCGAAGATCCGAGGTCAGGTGTACAGCTGCCAGTTCAACGCGTCGACCAAGCTCGACCTCACCTTCTCAAAGACGGGCGCCTCTGGCTCGGAGGGCACGACCGGAGCGCCTGCGCTCAAGTACCTCCGCGACATCACCGGCTGAGATGCTCCTCCGGTGATCCCTGTCCTCGTCGGTCTCTTCGGCCTGCTCATCGGCTCGTTCCTCAACGTGGTCGTCTACCGCGTGCCAGCGGGTGCGTCGCTCGTCAGCCCTCCGAGCGCGTGCCCGCGGTGCGACACGCCGATCCAGCCTCGGGACAACGTCCCGGTCCTGTCCTGGCTGGTGCTGCGTGGACGGTGCCGGACCTGCGCGGAGCCCATCTCGGTGCGCTACCCGCTCGTCGAGCTCGGGACAGGCGTGCTCTTCGCGCTCGTCGCCTGGCGGTTCCCGGTCGACGACGCCGCATCGGCGGTCGTGCTCGTCGCGTACCTCTACCTGGCGGCTGTGGCGGTGGCCCTCGCTCTCATCGACATCGACGTGCACCGTCTGCCGGACGCGATCGTCCTGCCGTCGATCGTGGTCGCAGTCGTCCTCCTGACGGTGGCCGCTGCGTTGGCCGGAGACTGGGGGAGCCTCGGGCGTGCAGCTCTCGGGGGAGCGGTGCTCTTCGGTGCGTACTTCCTCATGCTCGTGGCGTACCCGGCTGGGATGGGATTCGGCGACGTCAAGCTGGCAGCAGTCCTCGGCGTCTACCTCGGGTGGCTCGGGTGGGGTGTCCTCGCTGTCGGCGCCATGGCGGCGTTCTTGCTCGGTGGATTCTTCGCGGTGGCGCTGGTGGTGCGGAAGAAGGCCGGCCGCGGTTCAGGTATCCCGTTCGGGCCGTGGATGCTCCTCGGCGCAGCCGTCGGGATCGGGGTCGGGCAGCAAGCCTGGGACGGCTACCTCGGTCTGTTCCTCTAGCCCCGAGGACTTCGCCCACCGCACGCTCAAGTTCTGCGCCGAGGGTGCCGATCACCTCACGACGGGCTCGGCAGGTCGCCGGGCTCGGAGCACATCTTGAGGAGGCGCACCGGTGGCCAAGGTACGAACGATCGGGCTGGACATCGGCACGTCCGCGGTGCGGGCTGTCGAGTTCGCCCCCACGCACCCAGGGAGCACCGGAGGCCTCGGGTCCGTCGTACGGGTCGCCGAGGCGCCGCTCCCTCCGGGGGCGGTCCGTGACGCCGAGGTCGTCGACCCCTCGCTGGTGAGCTCGGTCATCAAGCGGCTGTGGAGCAAGGCTGGCTTCTCTGACAAGAACGTCATCATCGGTGTCGGGAACCAGCGTGTCGTCGTGCGTCAGCTCGACCTCCCCGTGATGCCGATGGCGCACCTGCGTCAGGCTCTCGTCTACCAGGCGCAGGAGACCTTGCCGATGGCGGTCGACGAGGCGCTGCTCGACTTCTACCCCACGGGCGAGGTCGACGGTGCTGACGGCCGCGCCATGCGCGGTCTCTTCGTCGCTGCCGTGAAGGACACCGTGTCGGCCAACGTGCTGGCTGTCGAAGGCGCAGGTCTTGTCCCGCAGGTGGTCGACCTCTCCGCCTTCGCGCTGCTCCGGTCGGTCGTCATCGGGGACCTCGCCGAGCGGACGGTGGCTTGCGTCGACATCGGCGCGCGAGTCACCAACGTCGTCGTGGCGGACCGCGGCGTGCCCCTGCTGGCCCGCGTGCTTGCCGCAGGCGGTCAGGACGCGACCGACGCCGTCGCCCGCGCCATGAAGCTCGCCGACGCGGACGCCGAGCGCCTCAAGCGCCAGCTGGGCGTCGGTCAGCAGGTCCAGCCGGACCTCGCCGACGCCGCCGACGCGGTCAACACCGCAGCGCGTGGCCTCGTCGAGGCTGTCCGGAACACGCTGAGCTACTACGCCTCGCAGGTCGCCGGGCCTCCGGTCGAGATGCTCGTGCTGACCGGTGGAGGTGCTCACCTCTCCGGCCTCGGCCAGTACCTCTCGAGCGCCGCACGCCTGCCGGCAGTGCTCGGGAACTCCTTCCAGCACGTGACGTGGGCCAAGACCGCTGACCGTGAGCTCGTCAAGGACCGTGAGTCCACGTTCGCCATCGCGATGGGACTCGCACAGGGAGTTGCCGCATGACCGCCCTCAAGATCGCCCGCCGACCGCAGCAGACCTCCATGCTCGACGGCGTCCCGCCGCGCGCGCAGGTCAACCTGCTGCCGCAGGAGACCGTCGCCGCCCGTGGGATCCGCGGGCTGCAGCGCAAGCTCGTCTACGCCATGCTCGGCTTCGTCGTCCTCGTCGTCATCATCGTCTTCTTCACCTCGATGCGGGTCGACAACGCGCAGGCCGACCTCGAGCGCGAGCAGCAGAGGACGAGCGACCTGCTCCTCGAGCAGAGCAAGTACATCGAGGTGACGGCAGTCAAGGCGCGGCTCGTCACGACCCAGGCAGCGCTCCTCTTCGCCTCGAGCACGGAGGTGCGCTGGTCGGACTTCTTCGCCTACGTGGCCGGTGCGACCCCGGAGGGCGTGCTCATCACGTCGTTGACGGCCCAGACTGCCGACCCGACCGCGGGTCCGCCCACCTCTGCTGACCCTCTGCAGGACGAGGGCCTCGGCATGATCACCATCGGTGCCACCTCGGCGACCCGGCCCGACGTCACCGCGTGGAGCCGTGCGCTGAACCGTGTGCCCGGCTTCGCCGACGCCCGGGTTCTCGTCTCGTCGCAGGTCGATGGTGAGGGTCTCGAGTGGTTCGAGACGACCGTGACCGTCCGTGTCCTCGAGACCGCTCTGTCGAACGCTGCTGGAATGGAAGGTACGGGCTGATGCCGAAGACTCAAGGAGCCTGGATCGGGCTCGCGGCCATCGTGTGCCTCGTTCTCGCGGTCCTCGGGTGGTTCCTGCTCATCTCACCGCGGGTCGACGAGGAAGCGTCGATCCGCGAGCAGGAGACCACGCTCATCGGCGAGAACGACGCACTCCAGCAGCGCGTTGCCGCGCTCAAGGCTGACTTCGACCAGATCGACAGCTACCGGTCTGAGCTCGCCGCCACGCAGGTGAAGCTGCCGACGCAGCCCGAGATCGAAGACATGTTCGACGAGATCGACCTCATCGCCTCGAACAACGGGATCGTCATCGACGAGATGACGGCTGACGCGGCCACGAGCCTCGCAGAGATGCCAGGGTTCGCCACCACGCCCGCTCCGGCTGCGGCGCCAGCCGAGGGGGACTCTGCTGAGCCGACCGACGCCGAGACGACCGAGGCGGCAGCTGAGCCTGTGGAGACCGCGGCTCCACCCGTGTGGACCCCGGACGGGGTGGACTCGCTCGTGCTCTTCCCCGTCCACGTGTCGTTCACCGCTGGGATCGACCAGACGCGCGGGTTCCTCAACGGGCTGCAGACTGGCTCGAGCCGGTACTACCTGGCGTCCAACCCGGTCGTGACGACCGTCGACCCGACGCAGATGGTGGAAGGCCAGGGGAACCTGGAGGTGACGGTCACGGTCTACGCCTACGTCTACACGGATGTCCTCGCGGAGGCAGCAGTCGACCCTCTCGAGGGAGTGGTCCCCGTCGACCCGTCCGAGCGTGATCCCTTCGGCGTCGTCGTCGCCCCCTGACACGCACCCCCAGCACCACCCGCCCACGCCGGGCGTCCGACACTCGGGCGCCCGGCGTCGTCGTGCCTGGTCCGTGGGAAGATGTGGGCATGCTTCGTTGGCTGACTTCTGGTGAATCGCACGGTCCTGCCCTGGTGGGCATCATCGAGGGTGTCCCGGCGGGTGTCGAGGTCCTCACCTCGGACATCCAGGACGCTCTCGCTCGTCGTCGTCTCGGCTACGGCCGTGGCGCTCGGATGAAGTTCGAGCAGGACGAGGTGCGCATCCTCGCCGGACTGCGGCACGGGATCACCCAGGGTGGTCCGCTGGCCGTCGAGATCGGCAACACGGAGTGGCCCAAGTGGGTGGACGTGATGGCGTCCGACCCGGTCGACCCGGAGCTGCTCAACCGTGCCCGCAACGCGCCGCTGACGCGTCCCCGTCCGGGGCACGCGGACCTGGTCGGCATGCGCAAGTACGCCTTCGACGACGCCCGCCCGGTCCTCGAGCGTGCCTCGGCGCGCGAGACGGCCACCCGCGTGGCGCTCGGCACGGTTGCGGCGAAGTTCCTCGAGCAGGCCCTCGGCATCCGCCTGGTCTCGCACGTGACGAGCATCGGCCCGGTCTTCACGCCCGAGGACGCCGTCCTCCCGACGCCCGACGACGTCGCGTACCTCGACGCCGACCCGGTGCGCTGCTTCGACAAGTCGACCTCCGACGCGATGGTCGCGGAGATCGACGAGTGCCACAAGGCCGCCGACACCCTCGGCGGTGTCGTCGAGGTGCTCGCCTACGGCGTCCCCACGGGGCTCGGCTCCTACGTGCACGGCGACCGTCGTCTCGACGCCAAGCTGGCCGCGGCGCTCATGGGCATCCAGGCGATCAAGGGTGTCGAGGTCGGCGACGGCTTCCGCACCGCGGCGCGCCGTGGCTCGCAGGCGCACGACGAGATCGACCGCGACGAGGACGGCCGTCTGCGCCGTCGCACCAACCGTGCCGG
This genomic interval carries:
- a CDS encoding type IV pilin protein, translating into MIARVSKAMNKKDGDKGFTLVELLVVVIIIGILAAISVPLYLNQQNKAKDSAAKADLATLRTNIAVVMSENTKVTGIALTGTDSVAITPTPTGEVTTIALSEGVTFNETASSVDLADGTFTIQVTSATDKVFETTEAGTITEK
- a CDS encoding prepilin peptidase encodes the protein MIPVLVGLFGLLIGSFLNVVVYRVPAGASLVSPPSACPRCDTPIQPRDNVPVLSWLVLRGRCRTCAEPISVRYPLVELGTGVLFALVAWRFPVDDAASAVVLVAYLYLAAVAVALALIDIDVHRLPDAIVLPSIVVAVVLLTVAAALAGDWGSLGRAALGGAVLFGAYFLMLVAYPAGMGFGDVKLAAVLGVYLGWLGWGVLAVGAMAAFLLGGFFAVALVVRKKAGRGSGIPFGPWMLLGAAVGIGVGQQAWDGYLGLFL
- a CDS encoding pilus assembly protein PilN yields the protein MTALKIARRPQQTSMLDGVPPRAQVNLLPQETVAARGIRGLQRKLVYAMLGFVVLVVIIVFFTSMRVDNAQADLEREQQRTSDLLLEQSKYIEVTAVKARLVTTQAALLFASSTEVRWSDFFAYVAGATPEGVLITSLTAQTADPTAGPPTSADPLQDEGLGMITIGATSATRPDVTAWSRALNRVPGFADARVLVSSQVDGEGLEWFETTVTVRVLETALSNAAGMEGTG
- a CDS encoding pilus assembly PilX N-terminal domain-containing protein, translated to MSRESLSARIRRGPDDGGALVAVIGIMVVLTILVSTIVTTSLFNVRMTTETRASVQARAAAEAGVDYVRAQIASGKCTSGTVSSPSGSPKFTVTIHPSSSGTATSSLPVGCPTSTSKSVVLLARGDAAASGVGSTGGNVRTVEALIESATSSSPTFNAAIYAGSGANVNTDLSVRGVGADVITGGNWTCSSSQQVEGNLYAVGDVTFSTGPCAVNGSVYSGGNFSCPAKAQKGSHNIGKNLYVQGTGDFRTDCAVSGDIWTGGSVLASNGIRAGGSLAVRGDLPVNDSTLTVNGSINVSGKIAGGKEANGWWYGEFMKRYPGAREGQNVGAPPSGESATSMNFPKIRQDDPLWTGFARKSWVGSINPLRNQYVSMSPCSMEWGGSQFAAPLEVKENTVFDTTGSTECGGTLTLGAGITFRLSADAVIFSDVIKINGDIKIESADGKEHSLYIMTPYPAAQTSCAASLKKSSISFSSGAWNQDSKTSVLLYSANEISIGTQNPPKIRGQVYSCQFNASTKLDLTFSKTGASGSEGTTGAPALKYLRDITG
- the aroC gene encoding chorismate synthase encodes the protein MLRWLTSGESHGPALVGIIEGVPAGVEVLTSDIQDALARRRLGYGRGARMKFEQDEVRILAGLRHGITQGGPLAVEIGNTEWPKWVDVMASDPVDPELLNRARNAPLTRPRPGHADLVGMRKYAFDDARPVLERASARETATRVALGTVAAKFLEQALGIRLVSHVTSIGPVFTPEDAVLPTPDDVAYLDADPVRCFDKSTSDAMVAEIDECHKAADTLGGVVEVLAYGVPTGLGSYVHGDRRLDAKLAAALMGIQAIKGVEVGDGFRTAARRGSQAHDEIDRDEDGRLRRRTNRAGGIEGGMTNGEVLRVRAAMKPISTVPRALATVDVATGEPATAQHQRSDVCAVPPAAVVAEAMVALTLVDVVLEKFGGDSVSEVQRNADTYLAAIPELLR
- the pilO gene encoding type 4a pilus biogenesis protein PilO, translating into MPKTQGAWIGLAAIVCLVLAVLGWFLLISPRVDEEASIREQETTLIGENDALQQRVAALKADFDQIDSYRSELAATQVKLPTQPEIEDMFDEIDLIASNNGIVIDEMTADAATSLAEMPGFATTPAPAAAPAEGDSAEPTDAETTEAAAEPVETAAPPVWTPDGVDSLVLFPVHVSFTAGIDQTRGFLNGLQTGSSRYYLASNPVVTTVDPTQMVEGQGNLEVTVTVYAYVYTDVLAEAAVDPLEGVVPVDPSERDPFGVVVAP
- a CDS encoding type II secretion system protein — protein: MSDHHRDDAGFGMVEIIVSMMMLAILAVVLAPVIIGGVRATAKMSTIATATQLVNDGLETQRASLGTGGCPSTAPPATTTTDARGVQLTREISFPNLSACATTGLLDVTVRVSTAALTPLFPAGRVLSSADTKVYVS
- a CDS encoding prepilin-type N-terminal cleavage/methylation domain-containing protein, which gives rise to MRSIHARLRRTTGDAPSDRGFTLVELLVVILLFGLVLALAGTLLLNGLKGQQKVVGSSQASNDAQVTMSSMERAIRNASQGGVLEADTLLVTHTGGGDGSQPWRCQAWIYVPPAAGATHGAIYTRSSAQKASLKVSASAFSSGPPSGWTLAVADVKPPTGDIFTTPAVGSYGIQFETQATAERTPGAGVVMKTTVAPRVQALASTSGGCF
- the pilM gene encoding type IV pilus assembly protein PilM; the protein is MAKVRTIGLDIGTSAVRAVEFAPTHPGSTGGLGSVVRVAEAPLPPGAVRDAEVVDPSLVSSVIKRLWSKAGFSDKNVIIGVGNQRVVVRQLDLPVMPMAHLRQALVYQAQETLPMAVDEALLDFYPTGEVDGADGRAMRGLFVAAVKDTVSANVLAVEGAGLVPQVVDLSAFALLRSVVIGDLAERTVACVDIGARVTNVVVADRGVPLLARVLAAGGQDATDAVARAMKLADADAERLKRQLGVGQQVQPDLADAADAVNTAARGLVEAVRNTLSYYASQVAGPPVEMLVLTGGGAHLSGLGQYLSSAARLPAVLGNSFQHVTWAKTADRELVKDRESTFAIAMGLAQGVAA
- a CDS encoding type II secretion system F family protein; this encodes MASTDVKTASGKRTFEYTVRDSKGKIVKGRIEALDQGAVASRLKTMNLVPLSVTEIKTTGLQQEINIPGISDRIGLSDLAIMARQMATMVSAGLSLIRTLGILADQTENKPLAKVLGIVRSDVETGLSLSNALVKHPEAFPPIMVNIVRAGETGGFLEKSLLSAADNFEAEVKLRAKVKSAMTYPVVVLFIAIAAVIGMLLFIVPIFKDMFEGLGGELPAPTQFLVLLSSWMKWLLPLVLVVSAVVGIWWQRHKNDEEVRSKSDPFKLKLPVFGKLFQKIAIARFTRNFSTMLGAGVPILQALDIVGSTSGNWAIENALRDVEKSVRTGESLSGPLAHHDVFPPMVTQMIAVGEDAGSMELMLAKISEFYDQEVESTTEQLTSLLEPLMIVFLGAIIGGMIIALYMPIFKIFDLMG